A region from the Algoriphagus machipongonensis genome encodes:
- a CDS encoding carboxypeptidase-like regulatory domain-containing protein, protein MKNSINKAHKLYQRKLKFSILTVLFLFLGGLAFSITQLTSAGDGAYLEAKKIVKGIVLSQDKSPLPGAIIIVKNEDTGTVTDIKGNFYLDLEDFTSEEITLQISMIDHESTDVVLKTKNLPKDLGKITLKKEAK, encoded by the coding sequence ATGAAAAACTCAATCAACAAGGCCCACAAACTCTACCAGAGAAAATTAAAGTTTAGTATTCTCACAGTGCTCTTTCTCTTCCTAGGAGGCTTAGCGTTTTCAATAACCCAGCTTACATCTGCCGGGGATGGAGCGTATTTAGAAGCAAAAAAAATAGTAAAAGGCATTGTTCTTTCCCAGGATAAAAGTCCACTCCCGGGCGCAATCATTATCGTCAAAAATGAAGACACAGGAACTGTTACCGATATAAAAGGGAACTTTTATTTAGATTTAGAAGATTTCACATCGGAAGAGATAACCTTACAAATTTCCATGATTGATCACGAATCAACTGATGTAGTCTTAAAGACAAAAAACTTGCCTAAGGATTTGGGTAAAATCACTTTAAAAAAAGAAGCAAAGTAA
- a CDS encoding alpha/beta hydrolase-fold protein, with amino-acid sequence MKKFLFHLVIASLVFACNQPEKGSPFLIKVDPTLASDLKDGRLLLIFSDKRDQEPRFSISDNVGTAQVFGMDLENYQAGDVIKFDTDSFGYPLKSIQEVPEGEYMMQAFIIKYETFNRSDGHTVKLAMDQGEGRKWGRTPGNLYSKPISVRLKKGATIELTIDQIIPPISVAEDTEYIKHIKMKSEMLSEFWGRDMFLGAHVLLPEGFEENPNQHYPLMIFHGHFPDDFGGFRTSPPDPDLPEDEYSERFGIYGYQKIQQQEAYDFYQKWISPDFKRFIIIEIQHANPFYDDSYAVNSENLGPYGDALTYELIPFIEKEFRGIGEGWSRFLYGGSTGGWEALAAQVLYPDEYNGCFAACPDPIDFRAFTTINLYEDQNAYYQEGEFRKTLRPGHRDYLGHVSSTVQDMNHRELAIGGPLSRSGEQFDIWQAVYSPVGDDGYPKPIWDKKTGVIDPSVASYWKENYDLRYIMERDWKELGPKLEGKVNIYCGDMDNYYLNNAVYLTENFLEQTQNPYYKGEVAYGDRAEHCWNGDPDLPNYITRLRYNTMYLDKIEERLLETAPAGFNQQNWTLTKN; translated from the coding sequence ATGAAGAAGTTTTTATTTCACCTAGTGATTGCTAGCCTGGTCTTCGCCTGCAATCAGCCCGAAAAAGGAAGTCCTTTTCTTATTAAGGTTGACCCAACACTCGCTTCAGATCTTAAAGACGGAAGGTTACTTCTAATTTTTTCAGATAAAAGGGATCAAGAACCCAGATTTTCGATTTCTGATAATGTAGGAACAGCCCAAGTTTTTGGAATGGATTTAGAAAACTATCAGGCTGGTGATGTGATAAAATTTGACACCGACAGCTTTGGCTATCCATTGAAAAGCATTCAAGAAGTGCCTGAAGGTGAATATATGATGCAAGCTTTCATCATCAAATATGAAACATTTAATAGATCCGATGGTCATACCGTGAAACTTGCGATGGATCAAGGTGAAGGAAGAAAATGGGGAAGAACTCCGGGAAACCTATATTCCAAACCAATTTCTGTTAGGTTAAAAAAAGGGGCTACTATTGAATTAACTATCGATCAAATAATCCCACCTATCTCGGTAGCTGAGGACACTGAATATATCAAGCATATCAAAATGAAATCTGAAATGCTTTCCGAATTCTGGGGTAGAGATATGTTTTTAGGCGCCCACGTATTACTTCCCGAAGGTTTCGAAGAAAACCCCAATCAACATTATCCTTTGATGATTTTTCATGGCCATTTCCCAGATGATTTTGGAGGCTTTAGAACCAGCCCACCAGATCCAGATTTGCCTGAAGATGAATATTCGGAAAGGTTTGGAATTTATGGCTATCAAAAAATTCAGCAACAAGAAGCCTATGATTTTTACCAAAAATGGATTTCTCCAGACTTTAAAAGATTCATCATCATTGAGATACAGCATGCCAATCCATTTTATGATGATAGCTATGCAGTCAATTCTGAAAACTTAGGCCCATATGGTGATGCTTTGACTTATGAATTGATCCCTTTTATAGAGAAGGAATTTAGAGGAATTGGGGAAGGTTGGTCCAGGTTTCTTTACGGTGGATCCACTGGGGGCTGGGAAGCTTTAGCCGCACAGGTTCTTTACCCAGATGAATACAATGGTTGTTTTGCTGCTTGTCCAGACCCAATTGATTTTAGGGCATTTACTACCATTAATTTATATGAGGATCAAAACGCATACTATCAGGAAGGTGAGTTCAGAAAGACGCTACGTCCTGGACATAGGGATTATTTAGGGCATGTTTCCTCTACTGTCCAAGACATGAACCATCGTGAACTCGCGATAGGTGGCCCCCTTTCTAGATCCGGTGAGCAATTTGATATTTGGCAAGCAGTTTATTCTCCAGTGGGCGATGACGGGTACCCCAAGCCTATCTGGGATAAAAAAACTGGTGTAATTGATCCTTCTGTAGCTTCATATTGGAAGGAAAATTACGATCTTCGATACATCATGGAACGAGACTGGAAGGAGCTCGGTCCAAAGCTGGAAGGAAAAGTAAACATCTACTGTGGCGACATGGATAACTATTACCTAAACAATGCAGTTTATTTGACCGAGAATTTTTTAGAACAAACACAAAATCCGTATTATAAAGGGGAAGTAGCCTACGGAGACAGGGCTGAACATTGTTGGAATGGAGACCCTGATTTACCCAACTACATCACCCGCCTAAGGTACAATACGATGTACCTTGACAAAATTGAAGAAAGATTACTTGAAACTGCTCCGGCAGGATTTAATCAACAAAATTGGACACTAACCAAAAACTAA
- a CDS encoding S9 family peptidase: MKRPIHLLFLGILFSVFTQSIQAQTSDILTLERIYASNEFSQERLQPIQWIENGAAYVTVENGNELARWDSKSLEKSVFVPGSALQSNGKPIRIESFSLSEDGSKVLIFTNSSRVWRSNTKGDYYVYDLDTKLLKKLGAQFESSSLMFAKFSSDNSKVAYVQKFNLYLEDFKTGEVTQLTSDGTDKIINGTFDWAYEEEFGKRDGFAWSPDAKFISFWQIDASKIGTFYMINNTDSVYSRPIPLQYPKVGEEPAGAKIGLVDIASKKTKWLPIPGGEKENYLPGMQWINEDLLLIQQMNRKQNQLTIWTYKPSNEELKKVYVETEKTWVDLAYPDLSRYGWSDNSLPLVDDGKAFLRMTENDGWRHLYKVDISTGNKTLLTPGEYDVASFGGLSDKEVFFIASPENATQRYLYAIDLAGKGKLRRVTPEAFEGVNTYDIAPNGEFAVHNHQSTSDPLTTRLVSLPKHEVLKSLVENQAYKTKLASLKTPEIKFTTVTTSEGVTMDARVIYPVDFDESKKYPVLFHVYGEPWSTVATDTQVGLFNIMLAQKGYFIIDMDNRGTPTLKGSDWRKIIYRKIGVINAQDQGLAAKELLKLPYLDEERVAVWGWSGGGSMTLNLMFKFPEVYQTGMSVASVSNQLIYDNIYQERYMGLPQENMEDFVNGSPITYAKNLEGNLLVVHGTGDDNVHYQSAEMLINELIKHNKQFQMMPYPNRSHGIREGEGTSLHLYTLLTNYLMKHTPVN, translated from the coding sequence ATGAAACGTCCCATTCACCTCCTTTTTTTAGGAATCCTTTTTTCTGTTTTCACTCAAAGCATCCAAGCCCAAACTTCTGATATTCTCACACTAGAGAGAATCTACGCTTCCAATGAATTCAGCCAAGAAAGGCTCCAGCCGATCCAATGGATTGAAAATGGAGCGGCTTATGTCACTGTGGAGAATGGAAATGAACTGGCAAGATGGGATAGCAAAAGTTTAGAGAAGAGCGTTTTTGTGCCGGGATCTGCTTTACAAAGCAATGGTAAGCCTATACGAATCGAATCTTTCAGCCTTTCAGAAGACGGTAGCAAGGTCTTGATTTTCACCAATTCCAGCAGGGTCTGGAGATCCAATACCAAAGGAGACTATTACGTTTATGATCTGGATACAAAACTTCTGAAGAAGTTGGGGGCACAATTTGAATCTTCCTCCTTGATGTTTGCGAAGTTCTCTTCAGACAATTCCAAAGTCGCTTATGTGCAGAAATTCAATTTGTATTTAGAGGACTTTAAAACAGGGGAAGTCACTCAATTGACCTCTGATGGGACTGACAAAATCATTAACGGAACTTTCGACTGGGCTTATGAAGAAGAGTTTGGAAAACGGGATGGTTTTGCTTGGAGTCCAGATGCCAAGTTCATTTCTTTTTGGCAAATCGATGCCTCCAAAATCGGAACCTTTTACATGATCAACAATACGGATTCAGTCTATTCCAGACCGATTCCCTTACAATACCCAAAAGTGGGTGAAGAACCTGCCGGAGCGAAAATTGGCCTAGTCGACATTGCTTCCAAAAAGACCAAATGGCTTCCTATTCCCGGAGGCGAAAAAGAAAATTACCTGCCTGGCATGCAGTGGATCAATGAGGATCTACTCTTGATTCAGCAGATGAATAGAAAGCAAAATCAATTGACTATCTGGACCTATAAACCATCCAATGAAGAACTAAAGAAGGTTTATGTAGAAACTGAAAAGACTTGGGTGGATTTGGCTTATCCTGACTTATCCAGATATGGCTGGAGTGATAATAGTTTGCCACTGGTAGATGATGGAAAAGCTTTTCTCCGCATGACCGAAAATGATGGCTGGAGACATCTTTATAAAGTCGATATCTCCACTGGAAACAAGACCTTACTTACTCCAGGAGAATATGATGTTGCTTCTTTTGGAGGCCTTTCTGACAAAGAAGTCTTCTTTATCGCTTCTCCTGAAAATGCGACGCAGCGCTATCTGTATGCCATTGATTTGGCAGGAAAAGGAAAACTTCGACGTGTGACTCCAGAGGCTTTTGAAGGAGTAAATACTTATGATATCGCTCCAAACGGTGAATTTGCAGTACATAATCATCAAAGCACTTCGGATCCATTGACCACGAGATTGGTCTCTTTGCCGAAGCATGAGGTGCTGAAATCATTGGTAGAGAATCAGGCTTACAAAACCAAACTGGCTTCTCTTAAAACGCCTGAAATCAAGTTTACCACTGTGACTACTTCTGAAGGAGTTACTATGGATGCACGGGTAATCTATCCAGTGGATTTTGATGAATCGAAGAAATATCCAGTGCTTTTCCACGTCTATGGCGAACCTTGGAGTACCGTGGCTACAGATACACAGGTCGGTCTTTTCAATATTATGCTGGCGCAAAAGGGTTATTTCATCATCGACATGGATAATCGAGGTACGCCGACTCTCAAAGGTAGCGATTGGAGAAAAATCATTTATAGAAAAATCGGTGTGATCAATGCCCAAGATCAAGGTTTGGCAGCAAAAGAATTATTAAAGCTCCCTTATTTAGATGAGGAAAGAGTAGCAGTTTGGGGCTGGAGTGGTGGTGGATCCATGACTTTGAACCTGATGTTTAAATTCCCGGAAGTTTATCAGACTGGTATGTCTGTCGCCTCAGTTTCAAATCAGTTGATTTATGACAACATCTATCAAGAGCGCTACATGGGACTTCCTCAGGAAAACATGGAAGATTTTGTGAACGGATCTCCAATTACGTATGCCAAAAATCTGGAAGGAAATTTATTGGTTGTCCATGGAACTGGTGATGATAACGTACACTATCAAAGTGCAGAAATGCTGATCAACGAATTGATTAAGCATAACAAGCAATTCCAGATGATGCCTTACCCTAACAGGTCACATGGGATTAGGGAAGGTGAAGGAACCTCACTTCATTTATATACTTTGCTTACTAACTATTTGATGAAGCACACTCCAGTGAATTAA
- a CDS encoding SMP-30/gluconolactonase/LRE family protein, with protein sequence MKTLLKSSLLGLSATLLFAQCGPQKTEESSEEEIVVEDVKTPTLTKVWETEATLTTCESVLYDKNSGNLYVSNIEGSPTEKDGKGSISIIDKEGNIVNQEFVTGLNAPKGMAISNGKLYVTDIDELVEIDLGTGEVTNKYLVEGAEFLNDADAHDGKIYFTDMNKGLLHVMEGGEISTISEENASLNGVAVSSNGSIYGLDGSGLKMFNADGSSSVLNSTVTGGDGLIILGDDNYVASRWAGEIYFVSGDGQTLLLDTKAEESNTADVGFIPEENLVLVPTFMKNKVVAYKLDY encoded by the coding sequence ATGAAAACCCTTTTAAAAAGCAGCTTACTAGGATTGTCTGCAACCTTACTATTTGCCCAATGTGGCCCTCAAAAAACTGAAGAAAGCTCTGAAGAAGAGATCGTGGTGGAAGATGTTAAAACCCCAACCTTAACCAAGGTCTGGGAAACAGAAGCCACTTTGACCACCTGTGAATCCGTCTTATACGATAAAAACTCTGGAAATCTGTATGTTTCCAATATTGAAGGTTCCCCAACAGAAAAGGACGGTAAGGGATCGATTTCAATTATTGATAAAGAAGGAAATATCGTTAATCAAGAGTTTGTTACAGGGTTGAATGCACCTAAGGGTATGGCGATCTCTAACGGAAAGTTATATGTAACCGACATTGATGAATTAGTAGAAATTGATTTAGGTACAGGAGAGGTTACCAATAAATATCTGGTAGAGGGAGCGGAATTCTTAAATGATGCTGACGCTCATGATGGAAAGATTTATTTTACTGACATGAACAAAGGTTTACTTCATGTGATGGAAGGAGGAGAAATCTCTACGATCTCTGAAGAAAATGCTTCACTCAATGGTGTAGCCGTTTCCAGCAATGGTTCTATTTACGGACTGGATGGATCGGGATTAAAGATGTTCAATGCAGATGGCTCATCCTCTGTATTAAACAGCACGGTGACCGGAGGAGATGGTCTGATCATCTTGGGCGATGATAACTATGTTGCTTCAAGATGGGCTGGTGAAATTTATTTTGTTTCTGGCGATGGCCAAACCTTACTGCTTGACACAAAAGCTGAAGAATCCAATACGGCCGATGTAGGATTTATTCCAGAGGAAAATTTAGTCTTGGTACCAACTTTTATGAAAAATAAAGTTGTCGCCTATAAATTGGACTACTAA
- the clpB gene encoding ATP-dependent chaperone ClpB, which produces MDFKQFTIKSQEAIQKAVELASASGQPNIEPSHLLKGIFSEDENVTDFLFKKLGTNKQLLSQKVDEQLDKLPKVSGGQQPYLSNASNQVLNKAKDYLKSFGDEYVAIEHLLLSILAAGDPASKILKDQGITEKPLIEAIKELRKGNKVTDPNAESKYQALEKYSKNLNEMAKKGKIDPVIGRDEEIRRVLQILARRTKNNPILLGEPGVGKTAIVEGLAQRIVSGDVPENLKSKTLISLDMGLLVAGAKYKGEFEERLKAVIKEVTDAEGEIILFIDEIHTLIGAGGGGEGAMDAANLLKPALARGELHAIGATTLKEYQKYIEKDKALERRFQAVIVDEPDAADAISILRGIKDKYELHHGVRIKDDAVIAAVELSQRYISDRFLPDKAIDLMDEAGAKLRMEIDSLPQELDELNRRIMQLEIEREAIRREKNKDKETVLSKELAELAEKRDSVKAKWESEKAVITGIQREKERIDNYKVEAEQAERSGDFGKVAEIRYGKIGEAEQKLESFKSQLAEMQAGSPLLKEEVDQEDIAAVVSKWTGIPLSKMIQSEREKLLHLEEELGKRVAGQKEAITALSDAVRRSRAGLQDPKRPIGSFIFMGTTGVGKTELAKALAEYLFNDENAMVRIDMSEYQERHAVSRLVGAPPGYVGYDEGGQLTEAVRRKPYSVVLLDEIEKAHPDVFNILLQVLDDGRLTDNKGRIASFKNTIIILTTNIGSSLIQERFAEIEEWNKEEIMDKTKTEAFDLLKQSVRPEFLNRIDEVIMFEPLNKQIIRKIVDIQWGEIQKRLSEANIEIEATKEVLDYLGEVGFDPNFGARPLKRTMQRLVLNELSKQILSGYIKNDSAVLVDLDADKQVYFKNIDTPVEV; this is translated from the coding sequence ATGGACTTTAAACAATTCACAATAAAATCTCAGGAGGCGATACAAAAGGCAGTAGAGTTGGCTTCAGCTTCGGGACAACCGAATATTGAGCCCTCGCATTTGCTGAAAGGTATTTTCTCAGAGGATGAGAATGTCACCGACTTTCTCTTTAAAAAGCTCGGTACAAATAAGCAGTTGCTCAGCCAGAAAGTTGATGAGCAATTAGATAAATTACCAAAGGTAAGTGGGGGGCAGCAGCCTTATTTAAGTAATGCTTCCAATCAGGTTTTAAACAAAGCTAAAGATTATCTCAAGTCCTTTGGTGATGAATATGTAGCCATTGAACATTTACTCTTAAGTATTTTGGCGGCAGGAGACCCTGCATCAAAGATTTTGAAAGATCAGGGGATTACTGAAAAACCTTTGATCGAAGCGATAAAAGAACTTAGAAAAGGTAATAAAGTGACCGATCCAAACGCAGAAAGCAAATATCAGGCATTGGAAAAATATTCCAAGAACCTGAACGAAATGGCCAAAAAAGGGAAGATAGACCCTGTCATTGGTCGAGATGAAGAAATCAGGAGGGTACTTCAGATTTTGGCTAGAAGAACCAAAAACAATCCGATCCTTTTGGGTGAACCCGGTGTGGGTAAGACGGCGATTGTAGAAGGTTTAGCACAGCGAATTGTATCTGGAGATGTTCCCGAAAATCTAAAATCCAAGACTTTGATCTCTTTGGACATGGGATTGCTAGTGGCAGGTGCCAAGTATAAAGGTGAATTCGAGGAAAGATTAAAAGCCGTTATCAAAGAGGTGACCGATGCCGAAGGAGAGATAATTCTCTTTATCGATGAAATCCATACGTTGATTGGTGCTGGAGGCGGAGGAGAAGGAGCTATGGATGCAGCGAACTTACTAAAGCCTGCTTTGGCTAGAGGTGAATTGCATGCAATCGGCGCGACTACCCTGAAAGAATACCAGAAGTATATTGAGAAGGATAAGGCTTTGGAGCGTAGATTCCAGGCTGTTATCGTTGATGAACCAGATGCTGCAGATGCAATTTCAATCTTGAGAGGTATCAAGGACAAATATGAATTGCACCATGGAGTGCGAATCAAAGATGATGCTGTGATTGCAGCCGTTGAGCTGTCTCAGAGATATATTTCTGATCGATTCTTGCCAGATAAAGCGATTGATTTGATGGATGAGGCTGGAGCAAAGTTGAGAATGGAGATTGACTCCTTACCTCAGGAACTCGATGAGCTGAATCGTCGAATCATGCAGTTGGAAATCGAAAGAGAGGCCATTCGCAGAGAGAAGAACAAGGATAAGGAAACTGTCCTAAGTAAGGAATTAGCTGAGTTGGCTGAGAAGCGTGATAGTGTCAAAGCCAAATGGGAAAGCGAAAAGGCAGTGATTACTGGAATTCAGCGCGAGAAAGAACGAATTGATAATTATAAGGTGGAAGCCGAGCAGGCGGAACGTTCCGGGGATTTCGGCAAGGTAGCTGAAATCAGATATGGTAAAATCGGTGAAGCAGAGCAAAAACTGGAGTCTTTCAAATCTCAGTTGGCAGAAATGCAGGCCGGTTCGCCATTGCTAAAAGAAGAGGTGGATCAGGAAGATATTGCAGCGGTAGTTTCTAAATGGACAGGAATTCCACTTTCCAAAATGATCCAATCTGAGCGCGAGAAGTTGTTGCACTTGGAGGAAGAGTTAGGAAAGCGTGTGGCTGGGCAGAAAGAAGCGATTACTGCGCTTTCAGATGCAGTAAGAAGGAGCCGTGCAGGTTTACAAGATCCAAAGAGACCTATTGGTAGCTTTATCTTTATGGGAACCACTGGGGTCGGTAAAACTGAATTGGCGAAAGCTTTGGCGGAGTACCTCTTCAATGATGAAAATGCCATGGTAAGAATAGACATGTCTGAGTATCAGGAAAGACATGCGGTCAGCCGATTGGTAGGAGCGCCTCCAGGATATGTAGGTTATGATGAAGGTGGACAATTAACAGAAGCGGTAAGAAGAAAGCCTTATTCTGTAGTGCTCTTGGACGAGATAGAAAAAGCCCACCCAGATGTCTTTAATATTCTCTTGCAGGTCTTGGATGATGGAAGGTTGACTGATAACAAAGGTCGTATAGCAAGCTTCAAAAACACCATCATCATCCTGACTACAAATATTGGTTCCAGCTTAATTCAAGAGCGATTTGCTGAGATTGAAGAGTGGAATAAGGAGGAAATAATGGACAAAACTAAAACAGAAGCTTTTGATTTATTAAAGCAATCTGTGCGTCCTGAATTCCTTAATCGAATTGATGAAGTGATCATGTTCGAGCCGTTGAATAAGCAAATCATCCGTAAAATCGTGGACATCCAATGGGGAGAAATCCAAAAGCGATTATCGGAGGCTAATATTGAGATTGAAGCAACGAAAGAAGTCTTGGATTATCTAGGAGAGGTTGGGTTTGACCCAAACTTCGGAGCGAGACCTTTGAAGAGAACCATGCAAAGATTGGTATTAAATGAATTATCGAAACAGATTTTGTCTGGATATATCAAAAACGATTCTGCTGTATTAGTGGATTTGGATGCCGATAAGCAAGTTTACTTCAAGAATATCGATACACCAGTGGAAGTATAA
- a CDS encoding CPXCG motif-containing cysteine-rich protein, translated as MLEHFFQCPYCLAEISMLVDPSVSSQKYIEDCEVCCNPIEIQVSIDEGEIIIFEANSIEQ; from the coding sequence ATGCTCGAACATTTCTTTCAATGCCCTTATTGTCTTGCAGAAATCTCCATGTTGGTTGATCCCTCAGTCTCCTCGCAAAAGTACATTGAGGATTGCGAGGTTTGCTGTAATCCTATAGAAATTCAAGTCTCAATAGACGAAGGGGAAATCATTATTTTCGAAGCAAATTCAATTGAACAATAA
- a CDS encoding dipeptidase, with product MKRNYSYLLIGLMAWACQPKQVAVDYTQMSDAERLKAATEIAHNTIMVDGHVDLPYRMKVGGFTLQREILDVSVRTDGGNFDYPRTKEGGLDAPFMSIYIPASNQQIPGASKALADSLILMTERLTETFPDKFAMAYSPADIEANFAEGKISLPMGMENGAGLEDDISNVEYFYNRGIRYITLTHGKANLIGDSSYDTVRLYNGLSEYGKQVVKEMNRVGIMVDVSHVSDDTFLDALATTEVPVIASHSSVRAFTPGFERNMSDELIKAMADNGGVMMINFGGSFIDSAYASGSAKVREHLVNWLAENELSRSDSAAQAYIAEYTAANNPFPTVQKVADHIDHVVALVGVDYVGLGSDFDGVGDSLPTGLKDVSMYPNLIAELLKRGYSEEDIKKICSGNIFRVWKAVEDYAASQS from the coding sequence ATGAAAAGAAACTATTCCTACCTATTAATCGGGCTGATGGCCTGGGCTTGTCAACCCAAACAAGTTGCTGTTGACTACACTCAAATGAGTGATGCAGAACGACTAAAAGCTGCAACTGAAATTGCTCACAATACCATCATGGTTGATGGCCACGTGGATTTACCTTATAGAATGAAAGTAGGCGGATTTACACTTCAAAGAGAAATTCTCGATGTATCTGTAAGAACCGATGGAGGTAATTTTGATTACCCGAGAACCAAAGAGGGAGGGCTAGATGCTCCTTTTATGTCCATTTATATTCCAGCTTCGAATCAGCAAATTCCAGGTGCTTCGAAGGCATTGGCTGATTCGCTTATTTTAATGACGGAAAGACTGACGGAAACTTTCCCAGACAAGTTTGCCATGGCTTATAGCCCTGCGGACATAGAAGCAAATTTTGCAGAGGGAAAAATTTCTCTCCCTATGGGAATGGAAAATGGAGCAGGTTTGGAAGATGATATTTCAAACGTAGAGTATTTTTATAATCGTGGAATCCGCTACATCACATTGACGCATGGCAAAGCAAACTTGATTGGAGACAGTAGTTACGATACGGTTAGGCTATACAATGGATTGAGCGAATATGGAAAGCAGGTAGTGAAGGAAATGAATAGGGTAGGAATCATGGTAGATGTATCCCATGTTTCAGATGATACATTCTTAGATGCTTTGGCTACGACTGAAGTTCCAGTAATTGCTTCCCACTCATCCGTAAGGGCATTTACTCCTGGGTTTGAAAGAAATATGAGTGATGAGTTGATAAAAGCTATGGCAGACAATGGTGGTGTCATGATGATCAATTTTGGGGGAAGCTTTATTGATTCTGCTTATGCTTCTGGAAGTGCCAAAGTTAGAGAACACCTTGTCAACTGGCTGGCTGAAAATGAGCTAAGTAGAAGCGACTCGGCAGCTCAGGCCTACATCGCTGAATATACAGCTGCTAATAACCCATTTCCGACAGTTCAAAAAGTAGCAGATCACATTGATCATGTGGTGGCTTTGGTAGGTGTTGACTATGTGGGGTTAGGTTCTGACTTTGATGGAGTAGGAGATTCTCTACCTACAGGCTTAAAGGATGTTTCAATGTACCCTAATTTGATTGCAGAATTGTTGAAAAGAGGTTATTCTGAGGAGGATATAAAAAAGATTTGTTCTGGTAATATCTTTAGAGTCTGGAAAGCTGTGGAGGATTACGCTGCTTCTCAATCTTGA
- a CDS encoding carboxypeptidase-like regulatory domain-containing protein, with protein MNSSNFFRLFLIFSSFFFLTLTHEVSAQQEKHIKPPSKPIVRAQFVTKNGSPIIGVAVIVDGTTKGIVSDANGFFELDLSQFTEKKVTLVFSHWEHARKTMEVVIKDLPKSYGQIKLADAAFKE; from the coding sequence ATGAATTCCTCCAATTTCTTTCGGTTATTCCTGATTTTTAGTTCGTTTTTTTTCTTGACATTGACTCATGAGGTCAGTGCACAACAAGAAAAACATATTAAACCGCCTTCAAAACCCATTGTGCGAGCTCAGTTTGTCACCAAAAATGGTTCTCCTATTATAGGGGTCGCCGTAATAGTGGACGGAACAACCAAAGGAATAGTGTCCGATGCAAATGGATTTTTTGAATTGGATCTCAGCCAATTTACAGAAAAGAAAGTAACCTTGGTTTTTAGCCATTGGGAACATGCCCGAAAAACTATGGAGGTGGTGATAAAGGATTTACCAAAGTCCTATGGACAGATAAAACTGGCAGACGCAGCATTCAAAGAATAA